A window of Plasmodium malariae genome assembly, chromosome: 12 genomic DNA:
atattaaaaaaaaaattacaaaacgagacaaataataaatggagtaatttttatacatttcttCAAGGAAACAATGAATCATtagtaaagaaaaatgaaatattacaAAACAGTTGccaaaagaaatatatagaCGATGAAATTGGTATTACTTCGGCTAAGAAACAAGGGGAAaaggaacaaaataaattagaactatatttacatgcaacggaaaaaaatggaaccaagaaaaaaaaaatcattttgaATAGTGTAAAAggtataaaaatgaatgataAAGCTTTTATGGGAAAAAGAACTATTAGGATATTGGAAGGAGTGAATGATGGCAAGGAAGATTttagtaataaaatttataataaggATAAATATGACGAAGGTAAAACAAATAGGAAagattttaatattaatgcaAATGACTTGAAAGGGGTTAATAATGAGATATCTAGTAGTGGTCAGTCTTCTAATTTTACTTATAATGTTCCTGAAATTATTGATAGATTTGAGGGTTTTTCCAGTGATACTATTGGTAAAGATTCTGTTATAAAAGGTActaattatgataaaattcctacaaataatattgtaaattatgtttttatcgATAAATCTCCACGTATTAATTGCAAAGAAAAGAGATTAACTAGAAACTGGAACTGTAATTTAAATAACGTGAATGTGAAACAAATATGCATTCCAGATCGAAGATTGCAGCTGTGTATTAATGgtcttatatatgtaagtaatTATTATAGGGATGATTTGAAAACAAAACTTATGGATTCAATAAATATGGAAATTGAATTATTGTTAAATAAATgggatattaaaaataaatttaataatactgAATTTTGTAACGATTTTATATGCAGTTTTGCTGATTATGGAGATATCATTAAGGGAACAGACATGGCGAGAATTTATTACTCAATAGAAGTTGAAAAGAGATTGGGCCACGTTTTTGGAGTTCCTAACGGAAAAAGGGAAAGGACTTTGTGGTGGAATAGGAATAGAAAAGATATTTGGAATGAGTTAATGTCAAAGTTTAAAgatgataaaattattaatgcCCTTAGAAAATGCGAAAAATCCTCAAATTTTGAAGAAGCTCCTCAGTTTGAACGATGGGTTCAAGAATGGGCTCGAGAATCTTATGGATCAAGGTctaaagaattaaaaaatttggaaaataaatgcaaagaagaaaaaggtCTTATTGATGAATTCGGTTGTAGTAGTGGACAAGAATGTAAAAATGCATGTGgagaatatgaaaaatggatatataaaaaaagaaaggagtGTTACGTCCTATCAAAAAAGTTCGACATTGAAaagaataatgaaatatatattcaaagaGCAAGTAGAGATAATGTTTCTAATCTTTTAAAGAAAGTGTGTGAGGAAGTTAATAAGACAGAAAATGATCttggaaataataaatataataatttatgtaacTGTCAAAAAGATAGAGGTTTTGTATGTGAAAGTGGATCTAAAAGTGAATCAGAATGTTCAAGAATGTGcacagtatatatattatggattaaacaaaaattaataaaatatgatgtACTATCAAAAAAACGGAACATAACTAAGTACATTGGAAAAGATGCCCTTAAGGGAACCATCGAGAAtgatgttaattttttatccgAAGTGTGCACGGAGTTTAATTGGAtagattttgaaaaaatatttgatctaaactataatacatataaaagtatatgtaGTTGTAGAGCAACTAACAATACAAAATTTGTCCAGttaaaaatggaagaatCGAAACAGGAACAAAGTACTGAAGATAAGAAAATTGATGATGTTTTCAAAACTGGAGATAATAGAGAACTTGTTTTTAGTCAAAAAGGAAGTAGTTCTACTATTAATCTAAGTTATTCAGTTGACGATGGTAGTACTGGTGCTGAGAGTACAGGTAATACTACTAATATTGGTGATATTGAAAATACCGGAATATCCCGTTCTTCGAGTGGTGATACATATGTTGAGGGAAATTTTGCTGTTAATCgaagtaaaaattatgatttaGAAAATGATGGAAGAATTAACCACCAGTATTTTGATGCCAGTAAAAATGTAGAAGATGGTACAGTTGTAAACACAGGTATTATTACTAACGTTCATGATGccaataaaaatgaaaatagcataaaaaggaataaaactATTGATGATATTAATTGGAGATATGGTTTTAACTCGAATAAGGGAGCACTGTTACATACCGAAACCAAGTATTTGAAGGAGACATGTTCAGCGGAAAGAAAATCAAAATACGATGCTCCTGGAtcaacaaatatatataaagaggaagaaaaagaTGTTCAAAGGCACAACTTTAATAGAACTAATACATCTAGTGTAAAAGAAATTATGGAAGAAAAATAGATGTTTTGAATTATATGATGGAGATATAGTGGAATGaatgtagaaaaaaagaaaaaaaatgacagTAAAGATACCAATTTGAAGTattgaaattataattacatatataataattatgatgtGAACAACGtgaaattatatgtaaaaaaaaaaaaaaatatatatatatagaaattttGGTAAAacaagagaaaaaataataaatttaacagaaaaaacaaatgtaGAAACTGTTTTGCATCAGCATTGTATGACTCAATGGaacatataatatcattaatCATCTGCTTTAacgaagaaaaataatttttgtgttactcaatttaaaattattctttaaaatattttctccATAATATGAATGAATATTACAGTTGAGGGAAAAAAGGAAtgtttattttcattatataaatattttaaagagagaatttttaaagtatGTAACACtttaaaatactaaaaatgagataaaaatataagtatactaccatttttattttactcaaatgacgaatattttttattaaatatccTTTTTTACAAACAAGacgtatttttataaaggaGGAATATTAATGAAACTACGTCTAGTTATCGTTGCAATAATAAATAGAggaattttgttattataaaaacaaatttggTATTTCCATTgatatattgatatataagATTTAGGATATGACGATGATAATAAGTTTTTGGCTATGTATATTTAGAATTAGATAGTTagaatttatatactttattataaGCGATTAGAAAAGTACaaaatagtataaaatatagacatatgttattatcaaaattatAGATAATCGTAATGTATTTTCTTACATGAAATAATagtatggaaaaaaataaaacaagcAAAAAGTATATACACTCATTccatataacaaaatatttaaaagaatctATAATTCATGCATTAATGAACATCCACTGTTTTAGAGTTTTAGTGATTTATATTAGGGGTTCATTGTTCATTATagatgtaattttttttgtgcgGTAATTTTTTTCAGGTAGGAAGGGTTATGTTGTATGATGCTATAATTTTAGcatttttatacattcattgaattattaaattatatttatatactatCTTGTGATTAGCAGTATACAGAACAATATTGTTAGTAAGTATGAAAGAGAGggaaatgtacatatgtttgTTAGATTTAATGAAGTATTTAATGacgtatataaattatatttgttaGCGATctataatgaataaattcattttaaatatataatagctTGTTAgaaatattgatatattaggaaaatatttaaaataaaatattttaacttaCCGTTACAGGggttatttaattattgtttcttcttttatgtaataaaaggaagaaaagtCTTAATTGTTTTGGAGTCTTATTTTTTGcccaaaatataattataattggaagtatatatgtatacgtagaTTTACTTGATTTAGCTTTATGATGAAcattgataaataaaaaagtaaataaggATAGACGTTAAAAattctatatctatatgaaCGTGTGAAGTAGTTATTCTATGAATTAAATTACtaaaaagttattaaaaatgaatttctATTGACGAAGcaataatatgaattttatttcaaaatatatttcatgataataaaatttggAAATAGTTGAACCTGAatgtaagtaaaaaaaaatgttgagAGTATATGATGTTAAGATGATGATTATCCAGAAAATGCCCAAGTATAATGCAAaagatgaagaaaaataGCCTCTACATTTCCAGTACATATTAAGCGCAgttaaagaataattataaactTATTTTAGCGAATCTACTAATAAATACCAATCAGAGATGAAACTTGCTcttgaaaattaaaaataaaaagaattacatatattttgagaaaaatattcatGATTTATTGTGATTTAATTGCATTAATATgtcaaattatttaaatttgcGAATAGTAatgtttttcataaaaatgtatttatgaacaacaaagaaaaa
This region includes:
- the PmUG01_12082000 gene encoding duffy-binding protein, putative — its product is MNYCKRKEYLYILKKKLQNETNNKWSNFYTFLQGNNESLVKKNEILQNSCQKKYIDDEIGITSAKKQGEKEQNKLELYLHATEKNGTKKKKIILNSVKGIKMNDKAFMGKRTIRILEGVNDGKEDFSNKIYNKDKYDEGKTNRKDFNINANDLKGVNNEISSSGQSSNFTYNVPEIIDRFEGFSSDTIGKDSVIKGTNYDKIPTNNIVNYVFIDKSPRINCKEKRLTRNWNCNLNNVNVKQICIPDRRLQLCINGLIYVSNYYRDDLKTKLMDSINMEIELLLNKWDIKNKFNNTEFCNDFICSFADYGDIIKGTDMARIYYSIEVEKRLGHVFGVPNGKRERTLWWNRNRKDIWNELMSKFKDDKIINALRKCEKSSNFEEAPQFERWVQEWARESYGSRSKELKNLENKCKEEKGLIDEFGCSSGQECKNACGEYEKWIYKKRKECYVLSKKFDIEKNNEIYIQRASRDNVSNLLKKVCEEVNKTENDLGNNKYNNLCNCQKDRGFVCESGSKSESECSRMCTVYILWIKQKLIKYDVLSKKRNITKYIGKDALKGTIENDVNFLSEVCTEFNWIDFEKIFDLNYNTYKSICSCRATNNTKFVQLKMEESKQEQSTEDKKIDDVFKTGDNRELVFSQKGSSSTINLSYSVDDGSTGAESTGNTTNIGDIENTGISRSSSGDTYVEGNFAVNRSKNYDLENDGRINHQYFDASKNVEDGTVVNTGIITNVHDANKNENSIKRNKTIDDINWRYGFNSNKGALLHTETKYLKETCSAERKSKYDAPGSTNIYKEEEKDVQRHNFNRTNTSSVKEIMEEK